Proteins encoded within one genomic window of Microbacterium sp. zg-B185:
- a CDS encoding aldo/keto reductase gives MQQRTLAGRQVSAIGLGAMPLSMNNDNQIPSHEDAVATVHAALDAGVTLIDTADCYAPSWDQMGHNERIVAEAVRSWSGDSSGILVATKGGITRNAGEVWGRDGSAEYLRRAVETSLENLGVDVIDLYQYHRPDRTLVYGDVMSTLAGLQQEGLIRAVGISNASIEEIEIAQQVLGEGNLASVQNEFSPRHPGSIDELHYCGRHGIAFLPWSPLGGTGGGARGVGDRFTLFRQIGQEHGVSPQQVVLAWELALDPHVIPIPGARRPASIVDSTAAAHLELSADEIAALSRAVGID, from the coding sequence ATGCAGCAGCGCACGCTGGCGGGCCGGCAGGTATCCGCGATCGGGCTGGGCGCCATGCCCCTGTCGATGAACAACGACAATCAGATCCCCTCGCACGAGGATGCCGTCGCGACTGTGCACGCTGCCCTCGACGCCGGCGTGACCCTCATCGACACCGCGGACTGCTACGCGCCGTCCTGGGACCAGATGGGCCACAACGAGCGCATCGTCGCCGAGGCGGTGCGCAGCTGGAGCGGCGACAGCTCGGGCATACTCGTCGCAACCAAGGGCGGCATCACCCGCAACGCGGGCGAGGTGTGGGGGCGTGACGGTTCCGCCGAGTATCTGCGTCGAGCCGTCGAGACGTCGCTCGAGAACCTCGGCGTCGACGTGATCGACCTCTACCAGTACCACCGGCCCGACCGCACGCTGGTCTACGGCGACGTGATGAGCACGCTGGCCGGCCTGCAACAGGAGGGGCTCATCCGCGCCGTCGGCATCTCCAATGCGAGCATCGAAGAGATCGAGATCGCGCAACAGGTGCTCGGCGAGGGCAATCTCGCAAGCGTGCAGAACGAGTTCTCTCCCCGGCATCCCGGGAGCATCGACGAGTTGCACTACTGCGGGCGACACGGCATCGCCTTCCTTCCCTGGAGTCCGCTCGGCGGCACCGGTGGCGGAGCTCGAGGCGTCGGAGACCGGTTCACCCTCTTCCGTCAGATCGGCCAGGAACACGGGGTCAGCCCGCAGCAGGTCGTCCTCGCCTGGGAGTTGGCGCTGGATCCGCACGTCATTCCCATCCCCGGTGCCCGCCGCCCTGCATCGATCGTGGATTCAACGGCTGCCGCGCACCTGGAGCTGAGCGCCGACGAGATCGCCGCGCTGTCCCGCGCGGTGGGAATCGACTGA
- a CDS encoding VOC family protein: protein MLIVGSVVIRVDDLAEQIRFWSAALNYSVREPIDEDFALLEPTDGSGPNVSLDAHPSERILPPRIHLDLYAQDQAAEVGRLLGLGATPVPWDKRPPDADYVIMQDPEGNRFCVIDATGWPGWRQRRRPSAEGTSS, encoded by the coding sequence ATGCTGATCGTCGGGTCCGTCGTCATCCGGGTGGACGACCTTGCCGAGCAGATCCGCTTCTGGTCGGCCGCGCTGAACTACTCGGTGCGCGAGCCGATCGACGAGGACTTCGCTCTGCTCGAGCCGACCGACGGGAGCGGACCGAACGTGTCGCTGGACGCGCACCCGTCAGAGCGGATTCTGCCGCCGCGCATCCACTTGGATCTGTACGCGCAGGACCAGGCCGCCGAAGTCGGTCGACTGCTCGGCCTGGGAGCGACACCGGTCCCGTGGGACAAGCGGCCGCCGGACGCGGACTACGTGATCATGCAGGACCCGGAGGGCAACCGGTTCTGCGTGATCGACGCGACCGGCTGGCCAGGCTGGCGGCAGCGGAGGCGTCCGTCGGCCGAGGGCACCAGTTCGTAG
- the arfB gene encoding alternative ribosome rescue aminoacyl-tRNA hydrolase ArfB encodes MPAAHRPGLRIGSGLTIPESELSWRFSRSSGPGGQGVNTADSRAELVWDAASSAALSPVQRQRLLENLSGRLVNGVLTITASEHRAQLRNRDAARARLTEVVSDALRPPAPARRPTRPSRGAKERRLSAKKRRTDLKRLRRPPPE; translated from the coding sequence ATGCCTGCTGCCCATCGGCCCGGACTTCGGATCGGCTCCGGATTGACGATCCCGGAGTCCGAGCTGTCCTGGCGATTCTCCCGCTCGTCGGGACCGGGCGGGCAGGGCGTGAACACGGCCGACTCCCGTGCGGAGCTGGTATGGGATGCGGCGTCCTCGGCAGCGCTCTCGCCGGTCCAACGACAGCGGCTCCTCGAGAACCTGAGCGGCCGTCTGGTCAACGGCGTGCTGACGATCACAGCATCCGAGCATCGCGCGCAACTGCGCAACCGGGATGCCGCGCGCGCTCGCCTGACCGAGGTCGTGTCCGACGCCCTCCGACCGCCCGCGCCGGCACGACGACCGACGAGACCCAGCCGGGGTGCGAAGGAGCGGCGCCTGTCCGCGAAGAAGCGGCGCACCGACCTCAAGCGGCTGCGCCGTCCGCCGCCCGAGTGA
- the budA gene encoding acetolactate decarboxylase — MTTEQRLADAAVTQFAVLDALLAGAYDSGIPVGEVRALGDFGIGCCESLGGEVIILDGDVFECTIDERPDRMTDEQILPFVDVCRFHTVSAQPITGADLSAFTAQVEDRLVSRNLFHAVRVDGVFTAVRVRVTQRQEHPFRPLAEVTKGQIETVIADARGTLVGFWAPAIYQGVTVAGLHVHFIADDRSIGGHVLDVIIGAAELKLAAYSRFDLRLPTDEHFLRTELTHDEDHRIVAVEGGAVSPAR, encoded by the coding sequence GTGACCACTGAACAGCGCCTCGCGGATGCCGCGGTAACCCAGTTCGCCGTCCTCGACGCATTGCTGGCGGGTGCATACGACTCCGGCATCCCGGTCGGAGAGGTGCGAGCACTCGGCGACTTCGGCATCGGCTGTTGTGAGAGCCTCGGCGGCGAGGTCATCATCCTGGATGGCGACGTGTTCGAGTGCACCATCGACGAGCGGCCGGATCGCATGACCGATGAGCAGATCCTCCCGTTCGTGGATGTCTGCCGGTTCCACACCGTCTCGGCGCAGCCCATCACGGGCGCGGACCTTTCTGCATTCACGGCCCAGGTCGAGGACCGGCTCGTCAGCAGAAACCTCTTCCACGCGGTCCGCGTCGACGGTGTCTTCACCGCCGTCCGGGTTCGGGTCACGCAGCGTCAGGAGCACCCCTTCCGCCCCCTCGCCGAGGTCACGAAGGGCCAGATCGAGACCGTCATCGCCGATGCGCGCGGCACGCTGGTGGGCTTCTGGGCTCCGGCCATCTACCAGGGCGTCACCGTCGCGGGCCTGCACGTCCACTTCATCGCCGACGATCGCAGCATCGGCGGTCACGTCCTGGATGTGATCATCGGCGCTGCGGAGCTCAAGCTCGCGGCATACTCGCGCTTCGACCTGCGCCTGCCAACCGACGAGCACTTCCTCCGCACCGAGCTGACCCACGACGAGGACCATCGCATCGTTGCGGTCGAGGGCGGCGCCGTCTCCCCCGCCCGCTAG
- a CDS encoding hotdog fold thioesterase: MSIWAFAATVEEINAMAGGSLIATLGIEVTEVTDSSLKARMPVDSRTTQPAGVLHGGASVALAETLASWAGYLAVDRTRFHVVGQEINANHIRPVAAGAWVFAEVTPAAIGRRSHVWEVRITNEDGKLVCISRCTLAVIEMESGYAPEARRGGVASVAG, translated from the coding sequence ATGAGCATCTGGGCGTTCGCGGCGACGGTTGAGGAGATCAATGCGATGGCGGGCGGGTCGCTGATCGCCACCCTCGGAATCGAGGTCACCGAGGTGACCGACTCGAGCCTGAAAGCGCGGATGCCGGTGGACTCCCGCACGACGCAGCCGGCGGGTGTGCTGCACGGCGGGGCCTCGGTGGCGCTGGCCGAGACGCTCGCTTCCTGGGCCGGCTATCTCGCCGTAGACCGGACACGGTTCCACGTCGTCGGGCAGGAGATCAACGCCAACCACATCCGTCCGGTGGCCGCCGGTGCCTGGGTGTTCGCCGAGGTCACTCCGGCCGCGATCGGTCGTCGTTCGCACGTGTGGGAGGTGCGCATCACGAACGAGGACGGCAAGCTCGTCTGCATCTCTCGGTGTACCCTCGCGGTGATCGAGATGGAAAGCGGTTACGCGCCCGAGGCTCGGCGGGGCGGCGTCGCTTCCGTCGCGGGCTGA
- a CDS encoding serine/threonine-protein kinase has translation MTDLRPPGPALAGALLDDRYRLKELIGEGGMGSVWRAVDEALERTVAVKIFSMGSTEEALAVRRESEKRLLASFNHPSLVTLFDARLSPSGRSYLVMEYIDGGTLADRIARGPVSAWDAAALAADLGEALHVVHEAGIVHRDVKPANVLLRPPLTPQHSFRAVLADFGIAYLIDTARITTPGTALGTAAYISPEQVRGQTPTPASDVYSLGLVLIEALSGERAFPQRDAAEAIAARLTMQPTIRGDWGYGWRALLTAMTALDPTARPTALEVATRGRALDAATGEPDMIALDAGTGEPDITALVAASPAEPAAVGLPRTRVLVPQPSASPPLGQTAPTTALTSSHSARERIGSDDQSGAPSPVRRRLPLLISVSTILVAAVVLALVLWSGVLDAPAPAPDLPRLEEPVGTHLRDLMNEVSQ, from the coding sequence ATGACCGATCTCCGACCCCCCGGCCCGGCCCTTGCCGGCGCGCTGCTCGATGACCGCTATCGCCTGAAGGAGCTCATCGGCGAGGGCGGCATGGGGTCCGTGTGGCGCGCCGTCGATGAGGCGCTGGAGCGCACGGTCGCGGTGAAGATCTTCTCGATGGGCTCGACCGAGGAAGCGCTGGCGGTGCGGCGGGAGTCGGAGAAACGGCTGCTGGCATCGTTCAACCACCCCTCGCTGGTGACCCTCTTCGACGCCCGCCTTTCGCCGTCCGGTCGGTCCTACCTCGTGATGGAGTACATCGACGGCGGGACCCTCGCCGACCGCATCGCTCGCGGCCCGGTGTCCGCGTGGGATGCGGCAGCGCTGGCGGCGGACCTCGGTGAAGCGCTGCACGTCGTGCACGAGGCGGGAATCGTGCACCGGGACGTGAAACCGGCGAACGTGCTCCTGCGGCCACCGCTCACGCCGCAGCACAGCTTCCGCGCCGTGCTGGCCGACTTCGGGATCGCATACCTGATCGACACCGCGCGGATCACCACTCCGGGCACCGCGTTGGGCACCGCCGCGTACATCTCGCCCGAGCAGGTGCGCGGGCAGACGCCGACGCCGGCATCCGACGTGTACAGCCTCGGTCTGGTCCTGATCGAGGCGCTCAGCGGTGAGCGGGCGTTCCCGCAGCGCGATGCGGCCGAGGCCATCGCTGCCCGGTTGACGATGCAGCCGACCATCCGCGGTGACTGGGGGTACGGCTGGCGTGCACTGCTGACCGCGATGACAGCGCTGGACCCCACGGCACGGCCGACCGCGCTCGAGGTCGCCACGCGCGGGCGCGCGCTGGATGCCGCAACCGGCGAACCGGACATGATCGCGCTGGATGCCGGAACCGGCGAACCGGACATCACGGCTCTGGTGGCAGCGTCCCCGGCCGAGCCGGCCGCTGTCGGTCTGCCACGCACCCGCGTGCTCGTCCCGCAGCCGTCGGCGTCCCCGCCGCTGGGTCAGACCGCCCCGACAACGGCCCTCACCAGCTCGCACTCGGCGCGCGAACGCATCGGCTCCGACGACCAGTCCGGAGCGCCCTCGCCTGTGCGCCGTCGTCTCCCGCTGCTCATCAGCGTGTCGACGATCCTCGTGGCCGCGGTCGTCCTGGCCCTCGTCCTGTGGAGCGGCGTCCTTGACGCGCCTGCGCCTGCTCCCGATCTGCCTCGGCTGGAAGAGCCCGTCGGCACCCATCTGCGGGACCTGATGAACGAGGTGTCGCAGTGA
- a CDS encoding molybdopterin-dependent oxidoreductase, which produces MAQSSVRTRVGVFAWAALAGAVSSGVFLAAAELVALLAAPESSPILAVGSFVIDIVPQPLKELAIATFGAHDKIALLVGLALAVLVGSVVAGVLQFAVPPAGVAVLAVAGGLSVAATITRAGATALAALPPIAGTVAGCLVLWLLIRLLRPATPAVVASDRGEDARDSVQAVPAEHPTVHEKGAAARVDRRMFFRVSAVVASSAVLVGVGARALINAGSSSIAAVRTALRLPAPRTTVTVPAGAEFDIPGLSPLFTPNRDFYRVDTALTVPSVDPAEWRLVIDGMVQQRVELTFSDLLELGLDEYPITLTCVSNEVGGDLVGNAIWLGVPVRDVLRMARPSSGADMVLSRSIDGFTASTPLESLTDEGLDAILAVGMNGEPLPLEHGFPVRMVVPGLYGYVSATKWLSALTVTRFDADEAYWTPRGYSAQAPIKFSARIDTPRSGTRVPAGRAAIAGVAWAQTVGIERVEVSIDDGTWQPAAVSAPISDDTWVQWYLDWDATPGAHFVAVRAVNRHGEVQNEQRAPIAPDGSSGWQRTLIQVG; this is translated from the coding sequence ATGGCGCAGAGCAGTGTTCGAACACGGGTCGGCGTGTTCGCGTGGGCGGCGCTGGCGGGTGCGGTCAGTTCGGGCGTGTTCCTCGCCGCCGCCGAACTGGTCGCACTCCTGGCAGCCCCCGAGAGCAGCCCGATTCTGGCCGTCGGATCGTTCGTGATCGACATCGTGCCGCAGCCGCTGAAGGAACTGGCCATCGCGACCTTCGGCGCCCACGACAAGATCGCGCTGCTGGTGGGGCTGGCACTGGCCGTGCTGGTCGGGTCGGTGGTCGCCGGGGTGCTGCAGTTCGCCGTTCCGCCGGCGGGCGTCGCGGTGCTGGCGGTCGCCGGCGGTCTATCGGTCGCGGCCACCATCACGCGTGCCGGCGCGACGGCGCTCGCAGCGCTGCCGCCGATCGCGGGAACGGTGGCGGGGTGCCTGGTCCTGTGGCTGCTGATCCGGCTGCTGCGCCCGGCGACTCCCGCGGTCGTGGCATCCGATCGAGGGGAAGACGCCCGCGACAGCGTGCAGGCCGTGCCTGCCGAGCACCCCACCGTGCACGAGAAGGGCGCCGCTGCGCGAGTCGATCGGCGCATGTTCTTCCGCGTCAGCGCGGTCGTGGCATCCTCGGCCGTCCTCGTCGGCGTCGGCGCTCGGGCCCTGATCAACGCCGGCTCGTCGTCGATCGCGGCGGTGCGCACGGCGCTTCGGCTGCCCGCGCCGCGCACCACTGTCACCGTGCCTGCCGGAGCCGAATTCGACATCCCCGGGCTGTCTCCTCTGTTCACGCCCAATCGGGACTTCTACCGCGTCGACACGGCACTGACCGTACCGTCGGTGGATCCGGCCGAGTGGCGGCTCGTGATCGACGGAATGGTGCAGCAGCGGGTCGAGCTGACCTTTTCAGACCTGCTCGAGCTGGGCCTGGACGAGTACCCGATCACGTTGACGTGCGTGTCCAACGAGGTCGGCGGCGACCTGGTCGGCAACGCGATCTGGCTCGGTGTGCCGGTGCGGGACGTGCTCCGGATGGCGCGGCCGAGCAGCGGCGCGGACATGGTGCTCTCGCGCAGCATCGACGGATTCACCGCGAGCACGCCGCTGGAATCGCTCACGGATGAGGGGCTGGACGCGATCCTGGCCGTCGGAATGAACGGCGAGCCGCTGCCGCTCGAACACGGCTTTCCCGTGCGCATGGTCGTACCCGGTCTGTACGGCTATGTCTCGGCGACCAAATGGCTGAGCGCACTGACGGTGACCCGGTTCGACGCGGACGAGGCGTACTGGACCCCCCGCGGGTACAGCGCCCAAGCGCCCATCAAGTTCTCCGCACGCATCGACACGCCCCGCAGCGGGACACGCGTTCCGGCGGGACGCGCCGCGATCGCCGGTGTGGCGTGGGCGCAGACAGTCGGCATCGAGCGCGTCGAGGTCAGTATCGACGATGGAACCTGGCAGCCGGCGGCGGTGTCCGCGCCGATCAGCGATGACACCTGGGTGCAGTGGTACCTCGACTGGGACGCCACGCCCGGCGCGCATTTCGTCGCCGTGCGCGCGGTGAACAGACACGGCGAGGTGCAGAACGAGCAGCGAGCGCCGATCGCCCCGGACGGCTCCAGCGGTTGGCAGCGGACGCTGATCCAGGTGGGCTGA
- a CDS encoding SDR family oxidoreductase, translating to MDDLTAPTGREEALRAVPRPDGTPPRAVVLGATGYLGGRLVPRLLNGGYRVRVLARDAQRVAAFDWGNRVEVIEGDATDAVAVGTAVRDVDILYYLVHSMGAGKGFERADRAAATTVAAAATAAAVRRIVYLGGLHPEGAPVSDPGGRPASSGDDALSPHLRSRVEVGRILLGSGVPTLVLQAGVVIGSGSASFEMVRHLTEVLPYMPAPKWVRNRIQPIAVRDVLHYLLGAARVDPEVNQAVDIGGPDVLRYGQMMNGYAVEAGLRQRAIAALPVLTPRLASHWVNLVTPIPRRVAMPLVESLQNECIVKDSAIDALIPPPEGGRTPYRTAVRLALRRVEVDEIETSWQDADVLGVPSDPLPNDPEWAGQVVFTDVRTARTSASQESLWRVIQGIGGERGWYSNPVLWAIRGWMDKLVGGVGLRRGRRHRDRLLVGDAVDFWRVEAIEPGSLLRLRAEMLVPGKAWLELRACPDADGARYDQRAVFFPLGLAGRLYWLAVLPFHGFIFAGMARSITAAAEVADVRSHSDRPARARPVRTL from the coding sequence ATGGACGATCTGACCGCGCCGACCGGTCGTGAAGAAGCACTGCGGGCGGTGCCGCGTCCCGACGGGACCCCGCCACGCGCAGTGGTCCTGGGCGCGACCGGCTATCTCGGCGGGCGTCTCGTACCGCGGCTGCTCAACGGCGGCTATCGGGTCCGCGTGCTCGCCCGCGACGCGCAGCGCGTGGCGGCGTTCGACTGGGGGAACCGCGTCGAGGTCATCGAGGGCGACGCCACCGATGCCGTAGCCGTGGGCACAGCGGTCCGCGACGTGGACATCCTCTACTACCTCGTTCATTCGATGGGAGCGGGCAAGGGGTTCGAGCGCGCCGACCGGGCGGCGGCGACCACCGTCGCCGCCGCGGCGACCGCGGCAGCCGTGCGACGGATCGTCTACCTCGGCGGTCTGCACCCAGAGGGCGCGCCCGTCAGCGACCCCGGTGGCCGGCCCGCATCCTCGGGCGATGACGCGCTGTCACCCCATCTCCGATCGCGTGTGGAGGTGGGGCGGATCCTTCTGGGCAGCGGCGTGCCGACGCTCGTTCTGCAGGCCGGTGTCGTCATCGGGTCGGGGTCCGCGTCCTTCGAGATGGTGCGCCACCTGACCGAGGTGCTTCCGTACATGCCCGCGCCGAAGTGGGTGCGCAACCGCATCCAGCCGATCGCGGTGCGCGATGTGCTGCACTACCTGCTCGGCGCGGCCCGGGTCGATCCCGAGGTCAATCAGGCGGTCGACATCGGTGGTCCCGACGTGCTGCGCTACGGCCAGATGATGAACGGCTACGCGGTCGAGGCCGGCCTGCGGCAGCGGGCGATCGCAGCCCTGCCCGTGCTGACGCCGCGACTCGCCTCGCACTGGGTCAACCTGGTCACCCCGATCCCGCGACGCGTGGCCATGCCGCTGGTGGAGTCGCTGCAGAACGAATGCATCGTGAAGGACTCCGCGATCGACGCCCTGATCCCGCCGCCGGAGGGCGGTCGCACGCCGTATCGCACGGCCGTCCGCCTGGCGCTGCGCCGGGTCGAGGTCGACGAGATCGAGACGAGCTGGCAGGATGCCGATGTCCTCGGCGTTCCCAGCGACCCGCTGCCGAACGACCCGGAGTGGGCGGGTCAGGTGGTCTTCACCGACGTGCGAACAGCGCGCACCAGCGCGTCGCAGGAGTCGTTGTGGCGGGTGATCCAGGGGATCGGCGGCGAGCGGGGGTGGTACTCCAACCCGGTGCTGTGGGCGATCCGCGGCTGGATGGACAAGCTGGTCGGCGGGGTGGGTCTGCGGCGGGGACGCCGGCACAGAGACCGCCTTCTGGTCGGGGATGCCGTGGACTTCTGGCGCGTGGAGGCGATCGAGCCGGGCTCTCTGCTGCGGCTGCGCGCCGAAATGCTGGTGCCGGGAAAGGCATGGCTCGAGTTGCGCGCATGCCCGGATGCGGACGGTGCCCGCTACGACCAGCGCGCGGTGTTCTTCCCGCTCGGCCTCGCCGGACGGCTGTACTGGTTGGCCGTGCTGCCCTTCCACGGGTTCATCTTCGCCGGCATGGCCCGCAGCATCACCGCCGCTGCCGAGGTCGCCGACGTGCGCTCGCACTCCGACCGACCTGCACGCGCGCGGCCGGTTCGGACGCTCTGA
- a CDS encoding GNAT family N-acetyltransferase, with protein sequence MPQIRRFRSGDEPALADICLRTADAGGDATGLFQDDSIWAEIFVLPYVHRHPELAFVVEAEDERVVGYIVGAADSDEFEGWFHDEWWPARAARWPKPEVERTRQDGTLIYAYSRRPGAESYGDEFPAHLHIDLLPEAQGQGWGRRLIDTFASALRERGVTGVHLAASTDNAGAIAFYPRVGFTAIPSHPGVQAFGMRLSADGPGQRPRA encoded by the coding sequence ATGCCGCAGATCCGTCGGTTCCGCTCCGGTGATGAACCCGCGCTCGCAGACATCTGCCTGCGCACCGCGGATGCCGGAGGCGATGCCACGGGATTGTTCCAGGACGATTCGATCTGGGCTGAGATCTTCGTGCTGCCCTATGTGCACCGGCATCCCGAATTGGCGTTCGTCGTCGAGGCCGAGGACGAACGCGTCGTCGGGTACATCGTCGGCGCTGCGGATTCCGACGAGTTCGAGGGCTGGTTCCACGACGAGTGGTGGCCGGCGCGCGCGGCCCGGTGGCCGAAGCCGGAGGTGGAGCGAACGCGACAGGACGGGACGCTGATCTACGCGTACTCGCGTCGCCCGGGAGCGGAATCGTACGGCGACGAGTTCCCTGCCCACCTGCACATCGATCTGCTGCCGGAAGCGCAGGGACAGGGCTGGGGGCGGCGGCTGATCGATACGTTCGCGTCCGCGCTGCGCGAGCGGGGCGTGACCGGTGTGCATCTGGCCGCGTCGACGGACAACGCCGGTGCGATCGCGTTCTACCCTCGCGTGGGGTTCACCGCGATCCCTTCTCATCCCGGCGTGCAGGCCTTCGGGATGCGACTCTCCGCCGACGGCCCCGGCCAGCGGCCCCGGGCGTAG
- the fdhD gene encoding formate dehydrogenase accessory sulfurtransferase FdhD — MGRITVRRPVTKLTLGAEAIRRSDTLAVEEPLEIRVGGMSLAVTMRTPGNDVELAAGFLVSEGVISRGDQFRSAIHCGGPGTGGPITGISIGAPADGNTYNVLDVTLAPGVKPPDPELARAFYTTSSCGLCGKASIDAVETTSVYDVAGDGVTVQAAVLAGFPDALRARQAVFDKTGGLHAAALFDAVTGELLVLREDVGRHNAVDKVIGWAVLQDRLPLRGVVLQVSGRTSFELVQKAVMAGIPVLAAVSAPSSLAVELAASAGLTLIGFLRGPSMNIYTRDDRILEGSPEGVSAGVAQTAVESVRA; from the coding sequence ATGGGTCGAATCACCGTGCGCCGCCCCGTCACCAAGCTCACGCTGGGGGCCGAAGCCATCCGTCGTTCCGACACGCTCGCGGTCGAGGAACCGCTCGAGATCCGCGTCGGGGGCATGTCGCTGGCCGTGACGATGCGGACACCCGGGAACGATGTCGAACTGGCCGCAGGGTTCCTCGTCTCCGAAGGGGTCATCTCCCGCGGCGACCAGTTCCGTTCCGCGATCCACTGCGGCGGTCCCGGCACCGGAGGACCGATCACCGGCATCTCCATCGGCGCTCCCGCCGACGGGAACACCTACAACGTGCTGGATGTGACCCTCGCTCCTGGGGTGAAGCCGCCGGACCCCGAACTGGCTCGGGCGTTCTATACGACCAGCTCCTGCGGGCTGTGCGGCAAAGCATCCATCGACGCCGTCGAGACCACGTCCGTCTACGACGTCGCGGGCGACGGTGTGACCGTGCAGGCGGCCGTGCTGGCCGGCTTCCCCGATGCGCTGCGCGCTCGGCAGGCGGTTTTCGACAAGACCGGCGGTCTGCACGCGGCGGCCCTGTTCGATGCCGTGACGGGCGAGCTGCTGGTGCTGCGCGAGGACGTCGGCCGGCACAACGCGGTCGACAAGGTCATCGGGTGGGCCGTCCTGCAGGACCGTCTGCCGCTGCGCGGCGTCGTCCTCCAGGTCTCCGGGCGGACGAGTTTCGAGCTCGTCCAGAAGGCCGTGATGGCCGGCATCCCCGTTCTGGCGGCCGTCTCGGCGCCGTCGTCGCTGGCCGTGGAGCTGGCCGCCTCGGCCGGTCTCACCCTGATCGGGTTCCTGCGCGGCCCGTCGATGAACATCTATACCCGCGACGATCGCATCCTCGAAGGCAGCCCCGAGGGGGTCTCGGCCGGTGTGGCACAGACGGCGGTCGAATCGGTGCGGGCCTAG
- the glp gene encoding gephyrin-like molybdotransferase Glp — protein MISVDAYLTRILSAVTTVESSTVALADAHGRTLRAPVHAAVDLPVFDNSAMDGFAVRFVDVSHASPATPAVLRVIADLPAGTALTPVLGIGEAARIMTGAPVPVSADAIVPFEDTAGGLEDSLDVVRVLRPPRAAGAHIRRRGEDCAAGTVLVPAGVRLGPLQVAAIAAGNCDRVDVSRRPRVAVISTGSELVPPGSALSHGQIPESNALLLSALATETAAEVVLRGTVGDVDDDLRAALAEATARGADAVITSGGVSAGAFEVVKTTIAEMTFQKVAMQPGKPQGFAAGPPLLFGLPGNPVSAAVSFEAFVRPALLAMQGRADLHRRMLRLPAAQGWRVPQGRRQYLPVVLVDGGVAPATAGGSHLAGGLAGAEAYAVIPADVDTVSHGDLVDVMLVS, from the coding sequence GTGATCTCGGTCGACGCGTATCTCACGCGGATTCTGTCCGCCGTGACGACCGTCGAGTCGAGCACGGTCGCGCTGGCCGACGCGCACGGTCGCACGCTGCGCGCGCCCGTGCATGCCGCCGTGGATCTGCCGGTGTTCGACAACTCGGCCATGGACGGATTCGCCGTCCGCTTCGTCGACGTCTCGCACGCGAGCCCGGCCACGCCGGCGGTTCTGCGCGTGATCGCCGACCTGCCCGCCGGCACAGCTCTGACGCCGGTCCTCGGCATCGGGGAGGCGGCGCGGATCATGACCGGTGCGCCGGTGCCGGTGAGCGCCGATGCCATCGTGCCCTTCGAAGACACCGCCGGCGGCCTCGAGGATTCACTCGACGTGGTGCGCGTGCTGCGGCCCCCGCGCGCTGCCGGAGCGCACATCCGCCGGCGCGGGGAGGACTGCGCCGCCGGAACGGTGCTCGTCCCGGCGGGGGTCCGTCTCGGGCCGCTGCAGGTGGCGGCGATCGCCGCGGGCAACTGCGACCGGGTCGACGTGTCCCGCCGACCGCGTGTCGCGGTGATCTCCACGGGCAGCGAACTGGTCCCGCCGGGCTCTGCCCTGTCGCACGGGCAGATCCCGGAATCCAACGCGCTCCTGCTCAGCGCCCTGGCGACCGAGACCGCGGCCGAGGTGGTGCTGCGCGGGACCGTCGGGGACGTGGACGATGACCTGCGTGCGGCGCTCGCGGAGGCCACCGCTCGCGGAGCCGATGCGGTGATCACCTCCGGCGGAGTGAGCGCCGGCGCGTTCGAGGTCGTCAAGACCACCATCGCGGAGATGACGTTCCAGAAGGTCGCGATGCAGCCGGGCAAGCCGCAGGGGTTCGCCGCAGGCCCGCCGCTTCTGTTCGGGCTGCCCGGCAACCCGGTCAGCGCCGCGGTGTCGTTCGAGGCGTTCGTGCGCCCGGCCCTGCTGGCGATGCAGGGACGTGCGGATCTTCACCGCCGGATGCTGCGCCTGCCGGCGGCCCAGGGCTGGCGAGTGCCACAGGGACGCCGGCAGTACCTCCCGGTCGTGCTGGTGGACGGGGGCGTCGCCCCGGCGACGGCCGGAGGCTCGCACCTGGCCGGCGGGCTGGCCGGCGCCGAAGCGTATGCGGTGATCCCGGCGGACGTGGACACGGTCTCGCATGGCGACCTTGTCGATGTCATGCTCGTCTCGTGA